In Gemmatimonadaceae bacterium, a single window of DNA contains:
- a CDS encoding MASE1 domain-containing protein — MPPFLRRPLAANIALALVYALLGVATLALGQTAGVELRRVIWVSSGVAVAAGLLAPFPMWLGAGIGGALATALSGSGPIMIVGTGVANGLEVLLTVSLLRRQRFSPALERISDILALILMGSGVAALIAAVLSVSALALSGLIGSSTFLRVLLLWWLTHAMGILVITPVALTLVRTRAAFARRHPAEVVGVLSAVAMTTWLPFFAEGNGVLSRLFLLPFPPLLWAAVRLGMGGASLGGLIATSIAMVAAVRHTGPLAVGTPNETLFLTWLSSNVVMLATLLSTALVAGIEKERAALQSGEARLRAVLDSASEGIVVTDATGLVTHVNRSIADMWPAPIPQPRLDAHIAESLGALADAIGNADERALLVAAPEPAGRRGTLSLPDGRVWEVLVDPLRGSDVRRGSVWSFLDITTRIRADEERQHLQAQLLHGQKLESLGVMAGGIAHDFNNLLMAIRARAELIGDTDALPDDARVDVEGILRTSDQAAALCRQMLTYAGRGAIEIRTVDLSACAREIQDLLRVSVSRQVALQLELSAEALWVAADVTQVRQIVLNLVTNASDAVEATGRGGTVRVRTYPSFLGRDWLARAVIGLDVAEGEFCVLEVRDDGVGMTEATINQIFDPFFSSKGTGRGLGLASALGVIRGHKGALAVESRPGGGSRFVVAFPRADATRGAAPRTEAAPLSGAFEGRTILLVDDDEAVRGVVSRLLELMGMRVSQAVDGDDALQQLSTEAGRRVDVVLLDLTMPRRSGPATLAAMRAMGLDTPVIIASGYSAEAVNEATIAGFVQKPFDSDDLRRAIERALANGPVRG, encoded by the coding sequence GTGCCGCCGTTCCTCCGCCGACCGCTCGCGGCCAACATCGCGCTCGCCCTGGTCTACGCGCTCCTCGGCGTTGCCACGCTTGCTCTTGGTCAGACGGCGGGCGTGGAGCTGCGTCGCGTGATCTGGGTGTCGAGCGGCGTCGCCGTCGCGGCCGGTCTGCTGGCTCCTTTCCCCATGTGGTTGGGAGCGGGTATCGGCGGCGCGCTCGCCACGGCGTTGTCGGGATCGGGCCCGATCATGATCGTGGGCACCGGCGTAGCGAACGGACTCGAAGTCCTGCTCACCGTGTCGCTGCTCCGGCGACAGCGCTTCTCCCCCGCGCTCGAGCGCATTTCGGACATTCTCGCGCTGATCCTCATGGGATCGGGCGTCGCGGCGCTGATTGCGGCGGTGCTCAGCGTGTCAGCGCTCGCGCTGTCGGGGCTGATCGGTTCCAGCACGTTCCTTCGCGTGCTGCTGCTGTGGTGGCTCACGCATGCGATGGGTATCCTGGTCATCACACCGGTCGCGCTCACCCTCGTCCGCACCCGCGCCGCGTTCGCGCGGCGACATCCGGCGGAGGTCGTTGGCGTGCTCTCGGCGGTCGCGATGACCACGTGGCTCCCGTTCTTCGCGGAGGGGAACGGCGTGCTCTCGCGTCTGTTCCTGTTGCCGTTTCCGCCGCTGCTCTGGGCCGCGGTGCGCCTCGGCATGGGCGGCGCGTCGCTGGGCGGGCTCATCGCCACCTCGATCGCGATGGTCGCGGCCGTACGACACACCGGGCCGCTCGCGGTGGGCACGCCTAACGAGACACTGTTTCTCACCTGGCTGTCGTCCAACGTCGTGATGCTTGCCACGTTGCTTTCCACGGCGCTGGTGGCTGGCATCGAAAAGGAGCGGGCCGCGCTCCAGTCCGGAGAGGCACGCCTGCGCGCAGTCCTCGACTCCGCGAGCGAAGGGATCGTGGTGACCGACGCGACGGGGCTCGTGACGCACGTGAATCGATCGATCGCCGACATGTGGCCGGCGCCGATCCCCCAGCCACGGCTGGACGCGCACATCGCTGAGAGCCTGGGCGCGCTCGCCGATGCGATCGGCAACGCGGACGAGCGCGCGCTGCTCGTCGCAGCGCCGGAGCCGGCAGGCCGCCGCGGAACGCTCTCGCTGCCCGATGGGCGCGTGTGGGAAGTGCTCGTGGATCCGCTGCGCGGCTCGGATGTGCGGCGCGGGTCCGTGTGGTCGTTCCTCGACATTACCACGCGCATTCGCGCCGACGAGGAACGGCAACACCTGCAGGCGCAGCTCCTGCACGGACAAAAACTGGAAAGCCTGGGCGTCATGGCCGGCGGCATCGCCCACGACTTCAACAACCTGTTGATGGCGATCCGTGCCCGCGCCGAACTGATCGGCGATACGGACGCGCTGCCCGACGACGCCCGCGTGGACGTGGAGGGGATCCTCCGCACCTCAGACCAGGCGGCCGCGCTGTGTCGCCAGATGCTGACGTATGCCGGCAGGGGCGCGATCGAGATCCGCACCGTCGACCTGTCGGCCTGTGCGCGGGAGATCCAGGACCTGCTGCGCGTGTCCGTGTCCCGTCAGGTCGCGCTGCAACTCGAGCTGAGCGCCGAGGCGTTGTGGGTGGCCGCGGACGTCACGCAGGTTCGGCAGATCGTGCTCAATCTGGTGACGAATGCTTCGGACGCGGTGGAGGCCACGGGTCGCGGAGGCACCGTGCGGGTCCGCACGTACCCTTCATTCCTCGGCCGCGACTGGCTGGCACGCGCGGTGATCGGCCTCGACGTCGCCGAGGGCGAGTTCTGCGTCCTCGAAGTGCGGGACGATGGCGTGGGCATGACCGAGGCCACCATCAACCAGATCTTCGATCCCTTCTTCTCGTCCAAGGGCACGGGACGCGGCCTCGGACTCGCGTCCGCGTTAGGCGTGATTCGCGGACACAAGGGAGCGCTCGCCGTGGAGAGTCGACCCGGGGGGGGCAGCCGTTTCGTCGTCGCGTTTCCGCGGGCCGATGCGACGCGCGGTGCGGCGCCACGGACCGAAGCCGCGCCTCTGAGTGGTGCATTCGAGGGCCGCACGATCCTCCTGGTCGACGACGACGAGGCGGTGCGCGGCGTCGTCTCGCGGTTGCTCGAACTCATGGGCATGCGAGTCAGCCAGGCGGTGGATGGCGACGACGCACTGCAGCAACTCTCCACCGAAGCGGGCCGGCGGGTCGATGTGGTACTCCTCGACCTCACCATGCCCCGCCGCAGCGGCCCCGCGACGTTGGCCGCGATGCGGGCCATGGGGCTCGACACGCCGGTGATCATCGCGAGCGGGTACTCCGCCGAGGCCGTGAACGAGGCAACCATCGCCGGCTTCGTGCAGAAGCCGTTCGACAGCGACGACCTGCGGCGGGCGATCGAGCGAGCGCTCGCCAACGGGCCGGTGCGCGGGTAG
- a CDS encoding BlaI/MecI/CopY family transcriptional regulator produces the protein MLIPVHLTDLQLAIVRLLWTKGECTVVDVQEGLLPARPLAQTTVATLLTRLEKRGVVSHRTAGRQFIYRAEVTEPEVRRSMVGELTNSLFAGQPTALISHLLVERELGADELGEVKRMIADAEQRTYLPVAS, from the coding sequence ATGTTGATCCCCGTCCATCTCACCGACCTCCAGCTCGCGATCGTGCGTCTCCTGTGGACCAAGGGAGAATGCACCGTCGTCGATGTGCAGGAGGGGCTGCTGCCGGCGCGCCCCCTCGCACAAACAACCGTGGCAACCCTGCTGACGCGTCTGGAAAAGCGGGGTGTCGTGAGTCATCGCACGGCCGGTCGGCAGTTCATCTACCGCGCCGAAGTGACCGAGCCCGAGGTGCGGCGCTCGATGGTTGGCGAACTCACCAATTCGCTCTTCGCCGGCCAGCCGACCGCGCTCATCTCGCACCTCCTGGTCGAGCGCGAACTCGGCGCCGACGAACTCGGCGAGGTCAAGCGAATGATTGCCGACGCGGAGCAGCGCACCTACCTGCCAGTCGCCTCCTGA